In Spodoptera frugiperda isolate SF20-4 chromosome 28, AGI-APGP_CSIRO_Sfru_2.0, whole genome shotgun sequence, one genomic interval encodes:
- the LOC118265576 gene encoding uncharacterized protein LOC118265576 isoform X3 produces MKRQLPRFLHTSFASSTVISLFMHARRLKVLLIWPFFNISPIWSLYVRLGRPLPTVPLIFALYTSFVNLFSSILSTCPNHRNIPLSILVTTSSFKPHFSLTTLFFTRSLSFTPHILLKALISTALILLSCFFCHTHDSLPYISVGASTRCITASRALLDIILLDITECKAPLTLFPAFTLLSISPLHFPSLVNKEPRYTNSFTCSNFSSPIITWHSVTNSFLSITNTFVLFTLTFIPFLSKASFITVIIRCSSSADEAISTWSSAYNNVLITVSLILNPHSPTFKSFKQLSMNKLNSQGDATQPCLTPRLMPNHSV; encoded by the coding sequence atgaaacgccaattgccacggttcttacacacttctttcgcttcatcaacagtcatcagtcttttcatgcatgctcgtcggttaaaggtacttttaatttggcccttttttaatatatcgccaatctggtcgctatatgtccgtctggggcgccctctaccgacggtcccactcatatttgccttgtatacttctttcgtaaatctgttttcatccatcctttctacatgtccaaaccatcgtaacattcccctttcaatccttgtcactacatcgtctttcaaaccACACTTTTCTCTAACAACACTATTTTTTACTCGATCACTCAGTTTTACTCCACACATACTTCTCAAGGCTCTCATTTCCACCGCATTAATCCTGCTTTCATGCTTCTTCTGCCACACCCATGATTCACTACCATACATAAGTGTAGGTGCTAGTACACGCTGTATTACCGCAAGTCGAGCTTTGCTGGATATAATTTTACTCGACATTACAGAGTGTAAAGCACCATTGACACTATTTCCCGCTTTCACTCTCCTTTCAATATCTCCCTTACACTTTCCATCTCTCGTAAATAAAGAACCTAGGTACACAAACTCATTCACTTGTTCCAATTTTTCATCACCTATCATTACCTGGCATTCTGTTACTAATTCATTCCTTTCTATCACCAACACTTTCGTCTTGTTCACATTGACTTTCATACCTTTCCTTTCAAAAGCATCATTCATCACAGTGATCATTCGTTGTAGTTCTTCGGCCGATGAGGCAATAAGTACCTGGTCGTCGGCGTACAACAATGTTTTGATTACTGTGTCACTCATTCTTAACCCACACTCACCTACTTTCAAATCGTTCAAACAACTGTCCATGAATAAGTTGAACAGCCAAGGAGATGCTACACAGCCCTGTCTAACACCCCGATTAATGCCAAACCACTCCGTGTAG